A window of the Branchiostoma lanceolatum isolate klBraLanc5 chromosome 13, klBraLanc5.hap2, whole genome shotgun sequence genome harbors these coding sequences:
- the LOC136447839 gene encoding serine/threonine-protein phosphatase 6 regulatory ankyrin repeat subunit A-like isoform X7, translated as MVIQQLIDEPPLVQACFHGDADEVRALIYKKEDINYQDVERRSPIHAAAHCGEAEIVNLLILSGARVNTKDSRWLTPLHRACAAKSEDTVRMLLKHSADVNARDKNWQTPLHVAAANNAIGCAEALIPLLSNVNVSDRAGRTALHHAAFNGHTDMVVLLLEKGANVNAYDRLDRRALHYASCMGHVEVVKVLVNHGAELNCKDKKMYTPLHAAASSGQITVVKMLLDLGVEIDTPNYYGNTPLHVACYNGQDVVVNELLTFGTSVNIMNHRGQTPLHFAAASSHGALCLELLVNEGADCNVQAKDGRTPLHMTALHGRFTRAQTLIQHGAEIDCEDKDGNTPLHIAARYGHELLITTLIANGADHTRRGINGMLPLHLAALSGFVDSCQKLISCATPEDDGKVTSDLKGFEIDAVDDNGRTCLHAAACGGSLFLYSNIECLDLLMRSGADFHKKDHYGRTALHYASSQTNYQCVLALVAAGSDVNLRDSRGCTPLHYAAATDADGKCVEHLLHNRADPTVHDNNGFDALHYAAANGHKLVIDLLLDLARDDFVKRRKKTSPRTTPLHLAAYNGHHQALMVLMNHFVDVDVGDADGRTPLDLASFKGHVDSVEALILQGATIIVRDNKTKRTPLHSAAYNGHTECLRLLIKNSLGPRSDVVDCQDGQGRTPLMIAVANGHTDSTLLLLSYASNIGATDIHQRTALHRGAANGHEECVDALLHHQPDVNFKDARGRTALHMAAACGHVGMLGALLQAGQFSNPLDNKGFTALHWACFNGHDSCVELLMEHDETQKFEGNLFTPLHCAVYNDNETCAELLLDTLGDDIVNTQDSKGRTPIHAAAYNDQVECLQMLLSHGGQVNNSDQSGRTPIMMAAAAGQSGAVELLLGTSGINLTSQDKDKNTALHLACKHVSDKKGDSHTTCALLILEKMDDPEVINTANTHLKIPLHLAAANGMVPVVQELISKGASVLAVDDKGYNPALCCAASAQVADCLALILAAMMPFTPNSTINMDANGMTATSSMGSIGTEGDNVDTSENQSFDEAGTSDSETY; from the exons GATGTTGAGCGGCGCAGCCCCATCCATGCAGCGGCACACTGTGGGGAGGCTGAGATTGTCAACCTGCTCATCCTTAGTG GTGCCCGTGTGAATACCAAAGACAGCAGGTGGTTAACACCCCTCCACAGGGCATGTGCCGCCAAGAGTGAG GACACAGTAAGAATGCTGTTGAAGCACTCGGCAGATGTGAATGCACGGGACAAAAACTGGCAGACGCCGCTTCACGTAGCCGCAGCGAACAACGCCATTGGCTGTGCCGAGGCACTGATTCCGCTACTGTCTAACGTGAACGTGTCTGACAGGGCTGGGAGAACTGCCCTGCATCACGCAGCGTTTAACGGTCACACGGAT ATGGTGGTTCTTCTGCTGGAAAAGGGGGCTAATGTCAATGCATATGATAGGCTGGATCGCAGGGCTCTGCACTACGCTTCCTGTATGG GTCATGTGGAGGTAGTCAAAGTGTTGGTCAACCATGGAGCAGAGCTCAACTGTAAGGATAAAAAG ATGTACACGCCCTTACATGCAGCAGCCTCCAGTGGGCAGATCACTGTGGTGAAGATGTTGTTGGATCTTGGCGTGGAG attgacaCGCCCAACTACTACGGTAACACCCCGCTGCACGTGGCGTGCTACAACGGCCAGGACGTTGTGGTCAACGAGCTGCTGACTTTCGGCACCTCCGTCAACATCATGAACCACCGCGGGCAAACCCCGCTGCACTTCGCCGCCGCGTCTTCCCATGGTGCACTCTGTCTGGAGCTGCTTGTTAACGAGGGAGCTGACTGCAATGtacag GCCAAAGATGGTAGAACACCCCTCCACATGACAGCCCTGCATGGGAGGTTCACCAGGGCTCAGACTCTCATCCAGCATG GTGCTGAGATTGACTGTGAAGACAAGGATGGGAACACGCCCCTCCACATCGCTGCTCGCTACGGACACGAGCTGCTCATCACCACACTCATCGCTAACGGCGCCGACCACACAAG GAGAGGCATTAATGGAATGCTCCCCCTTCACCTGGCAGCACTCAGTGGGTTTGTGGACTCTTGCCAAAAGCTGATCTCTTGTG CCACCCCAGAGGATGATGGGAAAGTCACCTCCGACCTGAAGG GTTTTGAGATTGATGCAGTAGATGACAATGGCAGGACTTGTCTCCATGCAGCAGCCTGTGGAGG CTCATTGTTCCTCTACAGCAACATCGAGTGTCTAGATCTGCTGATGAGGAGTGGAGCTGACTTCCATAAGAAGGACCACTATGGAAG AACTGCACTCCATTATGCGTCCAGCCAGACTAACTACCAGTGTGTGCTGGCCCTGGTGGCGGCGGGGTCGGATGTGAACCTCAGGGACTCCAGGGGCTGCACCCCCCTGCACTACGCAGCTGCTACTGATGCCGACGGAAA ATGTGTGGAGCACCTGTTACACAATAGGGCAGACCCCACTGTTCATGACAACAACGGGTTCGATGCGCTGCACTATGCAGCAGCCAACGGACATAAACTGGTCATAGACCTG CTGCTTGACTTAGCCAGAGATGATTTTGTGAAGAGGAGAAAGAAAACATCACCAAGGACAACACCACTGCACCTCGCA GCTTACAATGGTCACCATCAGGCCCTGATGGTCCTGATGAACCATTTTGTGGACGTGGATGTCGGGGACGCTGACGGCCGCACCCCGCTGGACCTGGCCTCCTTCAAGGGCCACGTGGACTCCGTGGAGGCCCTGATCCTGCAGGGGGCAACCATCATCGTCAGGGACAACAAGACCAAGAGGACACCTCTCCATTCTGCAG CGTATAATGGCCACACCGAGTGTCTCCGTCTGCTGATCAAGAACAGCCTGGGACCACGCTCTGATGTGGTAGACTGTCAGGATGGACAGGGCAG GACTCCCCTGATGATAGCGGTTGCTAACGGACACACAGACAGCACCTTACTGCTCCTCTCCTACGCTTCCAACATCGGTGCCACCGACATTCACCAGCGCACTGCGCTACACAGAGGG GCAGCCAATGGGCATGAAGAATGTGTGGATGCACTGTTACATCACCAACCTGATGTCAACTTCAAGGACGCCAGAG GTAGAACAGCCCTGCACATGGCTGCAGCCTGCGGACATGTAGGCATGCTGGGAGCTCTGCTGCAGGCCGGACAGTTCTCCAACCCACTGGACAACAAGGGCTTCACGGCTCTACACTGGGCCTGCTTTAACG GTCATGACAGCTGTGTGGAGCTTCTGATGGAGCACGATGAAACCCAGAAGTTTGAGGGGAACCTCTTCACCCCCCTGCACTGTGCAGT GTACAACGATAATGAAACATGTGCAGAGCTGCTGCTGGATACATTAGGTGATGACATTGTCAATACTCAGGACTCTAAGGGAAG AACTCCCATCCATGCTGCAGCCTACAATGACCAGGTGGAGTGTTTACAGATGCTGCTGAGTCATGGAGGTCAGGTGAACaattctgaccaatcagggaGGACCCCCATCATGATGGCTGCTGCAGCTGGCCAATCAGGAGCTGTGG AGCTATTACTCGGAACGTCTGGTATCAACTTGACCTCACAGGACAAGGACAAGAACACAGCTCTCCATCTTGCATGCAAACATGTAAGTGACAAGAAAGGAGAT AGCCATACAACCTGTGCCTTGTTAATCTTGGAGAAGATGGACGACCCTGAGGTCATCAACACTGCAAACACACACCTGAAAAT CCCCCTCCACCTGGCTGCAGCTAATGGCATGGTGCCTGTAGTACAGGAGCTCATCAGTAAAGGGGCCAGTGTGCTAGCTGTGGACGACAAAG GCTACAACCCTGCCCTGTGCTGTGCTGCCAGCGCCCAGGTGGCGGACTGCCTGGCGCTCATCCTGGCCGCCATGATGCCGTTCACGCCCAACAGTACCATCAACATGGACGCCAACGGCATGACAGCCACGTCCAGTATGGGCAGCATCGGCACCGAGGGCGACAACGTCGACACCAGCGAGAACCAGAGCTTCGACGAGGCGGGCACATCTGACTCGGAAACTTATTGA
- the LOC136447839 gene encoding serine/threonine-protein phosphatase 6 regulatory ankyrin repeat subunit A-like isoform X14: protein MVIQQLIDEPPLVQACFHGDADEVRALIYKKEDINYQDVERRSPIHAAAHCGEAEIVNLLILSGARVNTKDSRWLTPLHRACAAKSEDTVRMLLKHSADVNARDKNWQTPLHVAAANNAIGCAEALIPLLSNVNVSDRAGRTALHHAAFNGHTDMVVLLLEKGANVNAYDRLDRRALHYASCMGHVEVVKVLVNHGAELNCKDKKMYTPLHAAASSGQITVVKMLLDLGVESVSKLSRTYVDIDTPNYYGNTPLHVACYNGQDVVVNELLTFGTSVNIMNHRGQTPLHFAAASSHGALCLELLVNEGADCNVQAKDGRTPLHMTALHGRFTRAQTLIQHGAEIDCEDKDGNTPLHIAARYGHELLITTLIANGADHTRRGINGMLPLHLAALSGFVDSCQKLISCATPEDDGKVTSDLKGFEIDAVDDNGRTCLHAAACGGSLFLYSNIECLDLLMRSGADFHKKDHYGRTALHYASSQTNYQCVLALVAAGSDVNLRDSRGCTPLHYAAATDADGKCVEHLLHNRADPTVHDNNGFDALHYAAANGHKLVIDLLLDLARDDFVKRRKKTSPRTTPLHLAAYNGHHQALMVLMNHFVDVDVGDADGRTPLDLASFKGHVDSVEALILQGATIIVRDNKTKRTPLHSAAYNGHTECLRLLIKNSLGPRSDVVDCQDGQGRTPLMIAVANGHTDSTLLLLSYASNIGATDIHQRTALHRGAANGHEECVDALLHHQPDVNFKDARGRTALHMAAACGHVGMLGALLQAGQFSNPLDNKGFTALHWACFNGHDSCVELLMEHDETQKFEGNLFTPLHCAVYNDNETCAELLLDTLGDDIVNTQDSKGRTPIHAAAYNDQVECLQMLLSHGGQVNNSDQSGRTPIMMAAAAGQSGAVELLLGTSGINLTSQDKDKNTALHLACKHSHTTCALLILETC, encoded by the exons GATGTTGAGCGGCGCAGCCCCATCCATGCAGCGGCACACTGTGGGGAGGCTGAGATTGTCAACCTGCTCATCCTTAGTG GTGCCCGTGTGAATACCAAAGACAGCAGGTGGTTAACACCCCTCCACAGGGCATGTGCCGCCAAGAGTGAG GACACAGTAAGAATGCTGTTGAAGCACTCGGCAGATGTGAATGCACGGGACAAAAACTGGCAGACGCCGCTTCACGTAGCCGCAGCGAACAACGCCATTGGCTGTGCCGAGGCACTGATTCCGCTACTGTCTAACGTGAACGTGTCTGACAGGGCTGGGAGAACTGCCCTGCATCACGCAGCGTTTAACGGTCACACGGAT ATGGTGGTTCTTCTGCTGGAAAAGGGGGCTAATGTCAATGCATATGATAGGCTGGATCGCAGGGCTCTGCACTACGCTTCCTGTATGG GTCATGTGGAGGTAGTCAAAGTGTTGGTCAACCATGGAGCAGAGCTCAACTGTAAGGATAAAAAG ATGTACACGCCCTTACATGCAGCAGCCTCCAGTGGGCAGATCACTGTGGTGAAGATGTTGTTGGATCTTGGCGTGGAG TCTGTGTCCAAACTTTCTAGAACATACGTGGAT attgacaCGCCCAACTACTACGGTAACACCCCGCTGCACGTGGCGTGCTACAACGGCCAGGACGTTGTGGTCAACGAGCTGCTGACTTTCGGCACCTCCGTCAACATCATGAACCACCGCGGGCAAACCCCGCTGCACTTCGCCGCCGCGTCTTCCCATGGTGCACTCTGTCTGGAGCTGCTTGTTAACGAGGGAGCTGACTGCAATGtacag GCCAAAGATGGTAGAACACCCCTCCACATGACAGCCCTGCATGGGAGGTTCACCAGGGCTCAGACTCTCATCCAGCATG GTGCTGAGATTGACTGTGAAGACAAGGATGGGAACACGCCCCTCCACATCGCTGCTCGCTACGGACACGAGCTGCTCATCACCACACTCATCGCTAACGGCGCCGACCACACAAG GAGAGGCATTAATGGAATGCTCCCCCTTCACCTGGCAGCACTCAGTGGGTTTGTGGACTCTTGCCAAAAGCTGATCTCTTGTG CCACCCCAGAGGATGATGGGAAAGTCACCTCCGACCTGAAGG GTTTTGAGATTGATGCAGTAGATGACAATGGCAGGACTTGTCTCCATGCAGCAGCCTGTGGAGG CTCATTGTTCCTCTACAGCAACATCGAGTGTCTAGATCTGCTGATGAGGAGTGGAGCTGACTTCCATAAGAAGGACCACTATGGAAG AACTGCACTCCATTATGCGTCCAGCCAGACTAACTACCAGTGTGTGCTGGCCCTGGTGGCGGCGGGGTCGGATGTGAACCTCAGGGACTCCAGGGGCTGCACCCCCCTGCACTACGCAGCTGCTACTGATGCCGACGGAAA ATGTGTGGAGCACCTGTTACACAATAGGGCAGACCCCACTGTTCATGACAACAACGGGTTCGATGCGCTGCACTATGCAGCAGCCAACGGACATAAACTGGTCATAGACCTG CTGCTTGACTTAGCCAGAGATGATTTTGTGAAGAGGAGAAAGAAAACATCACCAAGGACAACACCACTGCACCTCGCA GCTTACAATGGTCACCATCAGGCCCTGATGGTCCTGATGAACCATTTTGTGGACGTGGATGTCGGGGACGCTGACGGCCGCACCCCGCTGGACCTGGCCTCCTTCAAGGGCCACGTGGACTCCGTGGAGGCCCTGATCCTGCAGGGGGCAACCATCATCGTCAGGGACAACAAGACCAAGAGGACACCTCTCCATTCTGCAG CGTATAATGGCCACACCGAGTGTCTCCGTCTGCTGATCAAGAACAGCCTGGGACCACGCTCTGATGTGGTAGACTGTCAGGATGGACAGGGCAG GACTCCCCTGATGATAGCGGTTGCTAACGGACACACAGACAGCACCTTACTGCTCCTCTCCTACGCTTCCAACATCGGTGCCACCGACATTCACCAGCGCACTGCGCTACACAGAGGG GCAGCCAATGGGCATGAAGAATGTGTGGATGCACTGTTACATCACCAACCTGATGTCAACTTCAAGGACGCCAGAG GTAGAACAGCCCTGCACATGGCTGCAGCCTGCGGACATGTAGGCATGCTGGGAGCTCTGCTGCAGGCCGGACAGTTCTCCAACCCACTGGACAACAAGGGCTTCACGGCTCTACACTGGGCCTGCTTTAACG GTCATGACAGCTGTGTGGAGCTTCTGATGGAGCACGATGAAACCCAGAAGTTTGAGGGGAACCTCTTCACCCCCCTGCACTGTGCAGT GTACAACGATAATGAAACATGTGCAGAGCTGCTGCTGGATACATTAGGTGATGACATTGTCAATACTCAGGACTCTAAGGGAAG AACTCCCATCCATGCTGCAGCCTACAATGACCAGGTGGAGTGTTTACAGATGCTGCTGAGTCATGGAGGTCAGGTGAACaattctgaccaatcagggaGGACCCCCATCATGATGGCTGCTGCAGCTGGCCAATCAGGAGCTGTGG AGCTATTACTCGGAACGTCTGGTATCAACTTGACCTCACAGGACAAGGACAAGAACACAGCTCTCCATCTTGCATGCAAACAT AGCCACACAACCTGTGCCTTGTTAATCCTGGAGACTTGCTAA
- the LOC136447839 gene encoding serine/threonine-protein phosphatase 6 regulatory ankyrin repeat subunit A-like isoform X13: MVIQQLIDEPPLVQACFHGDADEVRALIYKKEDINYQDVERRSPIHAAAHCGEAEIVNLLILSGARVNTKDSRWLTPLHRACAAKSEDTVRMLLKHSADVNARDKNWQTPLHVAAANNAIGCAEALIPLLSNVNVSDRAGRTALHHAAFNGHTDMVVLLLEKGANVNAYDRLDRRALHYASCMGHVEVVKVLVNHGAELNCKDKKMYTPLHAAASSGQITVVKMLLDLGVESVSKLSRTYVDIDTPNYYGNTPLHVACYNGQDVVVNELLTFGTSVNIMNHRGQTPLHFAAASSHGALCLELLVNEGADCNVQAKDGRTPLHMTALHGRFTRAQTLIQHGAEIDCEDKDGNTPLHIAARYGHELLITTLIANGADHTRRGINGMLPLHLAALSGFVDSCQKLISCATPEDDGKVTSDLKGFEIDAVDDNGRTCLHAAACGGSLFLYSNIECLDLLMRSGADFHKKDHYGRTALHYASSQTNYQCVLALVAAGSDVNLRDSRGCTPLHYAAATDADGKCVEHLLHNRADPTVHDNNGFDALHYAAANGHKLVIDLLLDLARDDFVKRRKKTSPRTTPLHLAAYNGHHQALMVLMNHFVDVDVGDADGRTPLDLASFKGHVDSVEALILQGATIIVRDNKTKRTPLHSAAYNGHTECLRLLIKNSLGPRSDVVDCQDGQGRTPLMIAVANGHTDSTLLLLSYASNIGATDIHQRTALHRGAANGHEECVDALLHHQPDVNFKDARGRTALHMAAACGHVGMLGALLQAGQFSNPLDNKGFTALHWACFNGHDSCVELLMEHDETQKFEGNLFTPLHCAVYNDNETCAELLLDTLGDDIVNTQDSKGRTPIHAAAYNDQVECLQMLLSHGGQVNNSDQSGRTPIMMAAAAGQSGAVELLLGTSGINLTSQDKDKNTALHLACKHVSDKKGDSHTTCALLILETC; the protein is encoded by the exons GATGTTGAGCGGCGCAGCCCCATCCATGCAGCGGCACACTGTGGGGAGGCTGAGATTGTCAACCTGCTCATCCTTAGTG GTGCCCGTGTGAATACCAAAGACAGCAGGTGGTTAACACCCCTCCACAGGGCATGTGCCGCCAAGAGTGAG GACACAGTAAGAATGCTGTTGAAGCACTCGGCAGATGTGAATGCACGGGACAAAAACTGGCAGACGCCGCTTCACGTAGCCGCAGCGAACAACGCCATTGGCTGTGCCGAGGCACTGATTCCGCTACTGTCTAACGTGAACGTGTCTGACAGGGCTGGGAGAACTGCCCTGCATCACGCAGCGTTTAACGGTCACACGGAT ATGGTGGTTCTTCTGCTGGAAAAGGGGGCTAATGTCAATGCATATGATAGGCTGGATCGCAGGGCTCTGCACTACGCTTCCTGTATGG GTCATGTGGAGGTAGTCAAAGTGTTGGTCAACCATGGAGCAGAGCTCAACTGTAAGGATAAAAAG ATGTACACGCCCTTACATGCAGCAGCCTCCAGTGGGCAGATCACTGTGGTGAAGATGTTGTTGGATCTTGGCGTGGAG TCTGTGTCCAAACTTTCTAGAACATACGTGGAT attgacaCGCCCAACTACTACGGTAACACCCCGCTGCACGTGGCGTGCTACAACGGCCAGGACGTTGTGGTCAACGAGCTGCTGACTTTCGGCACCTCCGTCAACATCATGAACCACCGCGGGCAAACCCCGCTGCACTTCGCCGCCGCGTCTTCCCATGGTGCACTCTGTCTGGAGCTGCTTGTTAACGAGGGAGCTGACTGCAATGtacag GCCAAAGATGGTAGAACACCCCTCCACATGACAGCCCTGCATGGGAGGTTCACCAGGGCTCAGACTCTCATCCAGCATG GTGCTGAGATTGACTGTGAAGACAAGGATGGGAACACGCCCCTCCACATCGCTGCTCGCTACGGACACGAGCTGCTCATCACCACACTCATCGCTAACGGCGCCGACCACACAAG GAGAGGCATTAATGGAATGCTCCCCCTTCACCTGGCAGCACTCAGTGGGTTTGTGGACTCTTGCCAAAAGCTGATCTCTTGTG CCACCCCAGAGGATGATGGGAAAGTCACCTCCGACCTGAAGG GTTTTGAGATTGATGCAGTAGATGACAATGGCAGGACTTGTCTCCATGCAGCAGCCTGTGGAGG CTCATTGTTCCTCTACAGCAACATCGAGTGTCTAGATCTGCTGATGAGGAGTGGAGCTGACTTCCATAAGAAGGACCACTATGGAAG AACTGCACTCCATTATGCGTCCAGCCAGACTAACTACCAGTGTGTGCTGGCCCTGGTGGCGGCGGGGTCGGATGTGAACCTCAGGGACTCCAGGGGCTGCACCCCCCTGCACTACGCAGCTGCTACTGATGCCGACGGAAA ATGTGTGGAGCACCTGTTACACAATAGGGCAGACCCCACTGTTCATGACAACAACGGGTTCGATGCGCTGCACTATGCAGCAGCCAACGGACATAAACTGGTCATAGACCTG CTGCTTGACTTAGCCAGAGATGATTTTGTGAAGAGGAGAAAGAAAACATCACCAAGGACAACACCACTGCACCTCGCA GCTTACAATGGTCACCATCAGGCCCTGATGGTCCTGATGAACCATTTTGTGGACGTGGATGTCGGGGACGCTGACGGCCGCACCCCGCTGGACCTGGCCTCCTTCAAGGGCCACGTGGACTCCGTGGAGGCCCTGATCCTGCAGGGGGCAACCATCATCGTCAGGGACAACAAGACCAAGAGGACACCTCTCCATTCTGCAG CGTATAATGGCCACACCGAGTGTCTCCGTCTGCTGATCAAGAACAGCCTGGGACCACGCTCTGATGTGGTAGACTGTCAGGATGGACAGGGCAG GACTCCCCTGATGATAGCGGTTGCTAACGGACACACAGACAGCACCTTACTGCTCCTCTCCTACGCTTCCAACATCGGTGCCACCGACATTCACCAGCGCACTGCGCTACACAGAGGG GCAGCCAATGGGCATGAAGAATGTGTGGATGCACTGTTACATCACCAACCTGATGTCAACTTCAAGGACGCCAGAG GTAGAACAGCCCTGCACATGGCTGCAGCCTGCGGACATGTAGGCATGCTGGGAGCTCTGCTGCAGGCCGGACAGTTCTCCAACCCACTGGACAACAAGGGCTTCACGGCTCTACACTGGGCCTGCTTTAACG GTCATGACAGCTGTGTGGAGCTTCTGATGGAGCACGATGAAACCCAGAAGTTTGAGGGGAACCTCTTCACCCCCCTGCACTGTGCAGT GTACAACGATAATGAAACATGTGCAGAGCTGCTGCTGGATACATTAGGTGATGACATTGTCAATACTCAGGACTCTAAGGGAAG AACTCCCATCCATGCTGCAGCCTACAATGACCAGGTGGAGTGTTTACAGATGCTGCTGAGTCATGGAGGTCAGGTGAACaattctgaccaatcagggaGGACCCCCATCATGATGGCTGCTGCAGCTGGCCAATCAGGAGCTGTGG AGCTATTACTCGGAACGTCTGGTATCAACTTGACCTCACAGGACAAGGACAAGAACACAGCTCTCCATCTTGCATGCAAACATGTAAGTGACAAGAAAGGAGAT AGCCACACAACCTGTGCCTTGTTAATCCTGGAGACTTGCTAA